In Helicoverpa armigera isolate CAAS_96S chromosome 22, ASM3070526v1, whole genome shotgun sequence, the genomic stretch AGTAAATAGGATCATGTTTATGACAAAATAAGTacaccaaagtttttaaaatatgaaataacaaaCCATAACTGTATAAGTTGGCGCCAGGATCAGCCGAAGTAACTAATAAAGGAGGGAAACAtctaataaaaacttaacattcTAATTTGATGTCTCTgggtaaaaaaaatgaaatgactTTACTGATTTGCTGTTTTTGGCGCCAAATTATAACTCTCTCATGTTCAAAAACCCACTGATTGTtctacaaaagtaataaaaaatgaaagcAGTTATTATGTGATAATGAtcttttgtacatatttatttcgtaGTTATGcgattattgtaaataaatgtttaatgttttatatgtgtttttattttctcaaatgGAACAAGAAGAAGCTACCtacttccaaaaaaaaacaacttcaacAATTATAATACACCAAGACCCTTTttctaagtctgacaaatatgATACACTAAACGTGACAGCTAAACTAAACGTGAGGCAATCGCCCACAAACATACACTccggtcaaactgagaacctcgaTTTTTAAGTCACGACAATAGATGCACTTTTCATGCAAAGTTACAGGATGCAGTGAAAATTAAAGCAGATAACTATTTTTGAGTATCAATCTGgcctttttattgaaataaatccaaaatataACAAGAAATGCTTCAAGTATATAGAAGTATTAGTTCTACTATACCACAGCTGTCAAAACTTTACTGTTCTTCTGTCCTTTATATTTGAAAAGCTTCTCTTTTCTTCTAGATTTCCATAATTTTGTCTCTTCTTTACCCAAAACATAATCTCCACTTACTGCAACAGCACTCACTTTATCtagaaaaaaatgttcaattaggtatttatattttttgctcagGCAATCCATTTTGGTATTACcagtatttttctttaacaaaGTGTTATCAAATCTTTATGAGGGTGTATAACAGTAtcagtaatgttttatttactacaatTTGTTTTTTGCTTATTTCAATTAGCAGTATTGCCTTAAAATTGCACATGTTCGTGCCCTGACCTGGcctttttaattcttaaaacaTTGTTACCATAAAAGAATCCTCACCATCTTCGTTTATACTCTCTTCTGCATCAATTTGCCTTCTTTTCGTTTTGAGTTTTTTAGATTTCTCATTGTGGCCCTCAGTGTAGGTATCCTTAGCTTCTTCACATGTCAAAAACCCTTCTGATTCCTTGAATAGTTTTACTCCACCTTTGATCTTCCTTTTTCTAaaaacatcattatttattaattggttacttgttgtccacttctaagttaaaacttaaaaagttATTGAAGACAGTTCTCAAGACATAACATATGTTGAAAGCATTGAACATGTTTTTTTGTACATTGTAAACTCTCCTCAATAAGTTACATGTAAAGTATTTATTCTGATATACGTTAGACACACAAACAATATGCACCGATTGGTATAACTCTATGCTATGCTAATGGGCAGAATATTGAATAGATTTTACATTTCTAAAGTTCTTCTATAGACTTACTTTATATGATTTTCCATGTcaacaaattcaattttcttcTGTATAATTGCAGATACTTTGGCACCAATCCGCTTTTGCATCTCTTCTGGAACCTTCACATCATTATAATGGGATGCTTCTTCTAAATATCTTTCAGATTTCggtttttctttttctgaaaatttgtgccagatttttttgcaattgagtgttttatttatgagcAGTAAACCTCAGTTTGATCTTATGTTCCTACTTAGTTGTGTAACAGATGAACCAAAAAATGAGAATTGCAGAAAATGTTGAGCTGATAAGGCAAGCTTATAAAGTGTGATACAAAAAGTAGGTAGCGACTTTAAGAGCGAAGTTAATAAGGACCACATAAAAGTGAGGTTACGtagttataaaaacaaacaagaattGAGCTGCGGCTTCAATCTTAAACAGCTAGTGAACACGGATGATGCAGTTTTTCTTATCATACGGATTTGTTATAGTTAAAAGAAATGAAATACAAGAAACTTACTGCTCTCATGTGTCTGACTTGTCGTTTGTCCTCGAGATTCGTTTATCAGTTTAGTGAAAGATGTGTCCACAACTTCTCTGAATCGAGAAAGATCCTCTTCTTCCGAAGAATCTGACATGCTGGTGTaatttgtaaaatgtaaataaatataggtacctaggtaaatAATTACTGCATTAAGCGCTACCTCAAAATGATAACGATTTGTTTATAATCGTTCACAGAGACAGATACAGGGGGTTATAATGATAATGAGAATTGCAGAAAATGTTGAGCTGATAAGGCAAGCTTATAAACTGTGATACAAAAAGTGTGCGGTTAACGCTACGGCTATAAGATgagatttaattttgtaattctgaagtaaactgatttaaataattagtaaataaatggTGGCTTTAGATAAAcgttttttgctttttttgtgttatttatctgattgtatttcataatttttatttaaaacagattTCATAAACTGAAATAATCACCTGTCAGCTGTTGTCATTGTCAATGTCCGAGAGAGGTTAGGAGCGTCCAGCTAATCTTGACCCGCGGAAACCTTTAAGACTAAATCAAAATGTATGGAATTTGGCACTCAAAAGGCAAATTTGTCGCAACATGCAGCGCCTCCGACTTGCCATGAAAGTGTCAACTTATAATAGCGATATAGTCTCAAATTATCAATGTCGAGCTCACATTTCTTCGGtcgaattattaatttaaaatatttatagttacaAAACTGCATATATGTACACTACAAATACCAGCAGATAATTTGTAGGTTACAAAattcaatattgttttttggcaataaataactaaaataagtGTTCTATGTTTCTGCACAAGTTAGAGGTTTCTTGAGTAATCAGTGTTCACAATGTCTTTAATATTTCGACCGCCGACAGACCCGAATTTGTCTAAATTTGTGGAAAACAACGACTATGACTCCCTCGCTAAGTACCTTGTGGGTAACAACTACAGATTTCGCGAGAATATTATAATACCGAGGATCCTTGGGCCAGTGATTATTAAAACGAATGAGGAAAAGATGATTGAAGCCACTATTGAAAGCTGCCCCTTTAAATCCATCACTAGTTGCattattggtaagttttatcAGACTATTTGATAATAATGAATGAAAACCCGAGTGTAGATCCTGGTGGGTAACTTAAAAAGTATTGTTTAATGAAaacaagtataaataaataataatacaataattacaaGTTATATTCAATAACACAACAATTAAATGATATAATAGCAGAAGCCATAAAAATGGTAAACAACTGCAACTGTAATTTACTTGGCTTTCAATTGAGTGCTGTGATAGTTATGGTCTATTAGGCTTGATTTCTAGAAAATTACATTAAGATTGTCTTCGCCAACTTCTTTCTATAAAATGATTAAAGGAAGCTCAactttaccaatttttttttttcatttattccaGGCTACGGTCTTGGCGCAGCAGTGGGTCTATTTACATCTTCGCTAATGCCAAACGTATCAGTGACAGACCCCAATGCAATGCAGACACAATCCGCACGAGAGATATTACGAGAAATGAGGACATCTATGCTAAGTTACGCAAAGAATTTTGCTATCCTCGGTGCTGTGTTCTCCGGCGTGGAATGTTGTATAGAGTCTGCGAGAGGCAAAACGGATTGGAAAAATGGAACGTATGCTGGTGGAGTTACTGGTGGCCTAATAGGATTAAGAGGTATGAATGAAAATGATTCCTAAAGTTTAGACATTAGGCATgagaaaaattaagtaaattaatgtaTCAGACTGTATTGTGAATATCATTTGTTTCATCAAATATGTTGATAAtatgacttaattaattatttaaataggatcAATCCTTGTACAATTCATAAAGCTATTGTTCCTTAATGTTCAgaacgaaaataatatatttttgggtGTGTTTCAGGTGGCTTAAGGGCAGGTATATTTGGCGCCGCGGGCTTCGCAGCATTTTCGACAGTTATTGATTATTACATGCATCAACGTTGATAAAGAGTTgcaacatttaatttatattagtaATTGTTAGCAATAAACCAAATAGatacctattttgttttcttttcattttgcATGCCGCTTGCAATATACCTGTTCCTATATAACGAATTTCGTCTCGAgatacgttttttctctttAGCCTATGTCATCCCACTGCGTGCACACTTGCACAGTCAGCAAGAAAGGTGTTCATTCAACCCACCAGCAGCTCCGAACCTCTAGGCCGTTTTCCATCCTCATATCCTGGTTACAATTACGCTAGTTATCCATTcacttgtgtaataaaattgcTTACACAATTATTGCAAAGAAACATTGTTATACTAAACTTTAGTTTCTAAAAAAACATAGTAAAGTTACTAAATGCATGCTAAAGGTGTATGCTGCCCGCTGTAACTGGAACGCTGTCTCAAAAGACCTGTATTCCAAGAAACAAAAGAGAGAAGTTTCCGTttaaaaaaagcaacaaaagCAACGGTCTTTGTCGTGTTTCGCGTGATTGATTTTTTACATTGATATTTAACTGAAAATGTGTATCGAAGTGTGAGTTTTCGATAGATTTCTAGAAAGATATtctaataaatagttttctaGTGTACTTATATTGTTAGTGCGACCAACACATTACTCAAAATGAAGGATCCTTTTGTTAAGGATTCGGTTATCGATTCGCCGGCTAGGGAGAGCCTCAGAAATGTAGAAGGCTGCTACAATAAGAATATATTCAAGACTAGTTCTTTTGCGAACTCCCGACGTGCATTGCAGTCTGGGGCAGACAAGATTTCAAGAACATTTCGAAGTGTAAGAAACACCTTCGGGAATCTGTCACAGGTAATTTTGCCATCTCACGTTTTGcgatataaaatacacaaaacagcCTATTTTGTATCGAAAAGTGTTTCTAAATTAAGTATAATACTATTGAATACGACTTAATACGTATAAAATATCTTTTCTATAATAAATTCAGTAGGTTTGGCCAATAAAGCCATGGCAACCGAAATCGATAATTTCTAGACTTTCTAATACCTATGTTCTGGATTTGGGACAGCCTTGATAAGAATGAGGAAGGGTGAATTCCTTATATATAGATAAAACTTAAGTTTTAGTAATGAGTCCaatatattcaaagaaaataacaaacactTTAAGAGAACATTGTGATATTAAATCGAATTTCTATTACCTATGTGCccataaatgttaatttttaatgatCTAAACCTAATTCTTTCCTGAAATCCTTACACTTACTTTTCATCTAACTTTTTGTAGATGTCTACTTAAGTCAATGCCCTAACATGACCTTTCCTATTCTAGGGTCCCAATCCTTTCCTACTAGGTTAATACTAGGTTGtggttttgattattttgttaaccTTTACTATCACATTAAACATATGCTAATAGGTACTAATCTAAACCTCTAAAGTATCCTAATAAAAAGAAGTCTATTTGTATGTTTGATCCGAAAgtacagaactaattttgaaaaGTTCACTGTTGGGAACCTATATCTTTGGGACATGTATTCTATATTTTAGGTACGGGTAGAAGATCCACCAGAACAGAAATTGAACTGTGAAAAATCGCCAActgacaataaaaatacaattcagtTACAGTACAAGTACATAATAGACTCATAGAAATGTTTTGCTGTAGCATTTCAGATTGGGAGGCAGGCGTCGTCACCGGCTGACAGAGCCTGTATCTCCTTGCAGGGCTCCAACAACACCCGTTATGAAGAAGAAGCAGGTAAACTTTTAATACTGCTACTaatataaacgtgaatgtttgtaGGCTTAGAGTTTTGTACTGCATACTTTAATGACTGAGCAAATTGACCTAAAGTTTTGGTTTATAGATTGGGGTCCAACTTAAAACATGGTATGCTGTTTAGCCAGTCTgttggctgtcattgaacatccttggcagtcgttacgggtagtcagaagccagtaagtctgacaccagtctaaccaaggggtatcgggttgcccgggtaactgggttaaggaggtcagataggcagtcgcttcttgtaaagcactggtactcagctgaaactggttagactggaagccaaccccaacatgattgggaaaaggctcggaggatgatgatgctgTTTAGCCAGTGGTAGGAACTGGTTTGCTTGGGATGTGACCAGAGATTTTAAATTAGGAGAAACAATCCCAAGGATATTTCAATTCCAaacagtagttcctgaaatgaGTGTTTTCTAACACTCAAAACAACTCAACTTTACACTaagataacaaataaaaatagttaatttctTCAACTAGTTTGTACAATGTGTAATATGTCCCAGGAAACATGTagaacattcaaacaaacatgcAAATACTAATATAAGCTTCCTAAAGTGTTATACCAATAAcagctaaataaaaaatattatttgcttgACTTTCCAGATACTAGGCAGGAGTCCTACAAAGCTGTACAGCCCGTTTGGCATAGAGACGCCTCACAGCCGGGACTTCAGGATGTCACCATACATGCCTGACACACCAGACCATGGGTAAGAACACTAAATATATATTGCTGACGGTAGAATAGGGTCAAGtttttaattcacaaaaaacTAAGCATTTCATAAAATTCACTTTATTATTCAACACTTTTTTAGGCAAAAAgtaaattacattataaataatatagcctatttaGAATAGACTCGAATAAGAATTTTGTGAAAgagaatttttttttacctaggTATGCCTACCTCTTTTACATCCAAGTATATTTAAagtgaaatcatttattttattcaggcCTTAACAAGCACTGACTGACAAAAATAtcaataggtttgattctagttgcccattttAAAATTCggttcctatggagaagaacagGCAAGAAAGTCCCAAAGAATTTTCAGTGAGATATTACAGAGAACTAGACTTGgccattttttatcaaaatattaaagttatggTTAGTTAGACAAGTGATTTCAGAACTGTGTATTCACATTGTAACATATTACTTTCCAGTTTGTCACCGAAGCGACGCAAGGGCGTCACCCACTCGTGGCATATCTTGGCCAAGAAGAGACCTCGAGCGCTCTTCCATTGAATATCTTACCACATAACATGTATACATGTATTAACTCAACGCACAAATGTATCCCACCGCTTAATGTAAGACTAGCTTCTAAGGCCCTTGGAGATTGTTTAATGTGATGAAAATTTAGTGAGTTATGTAATGAATTCTCAGTTACTGTATATTGTAACTAACAATTAAAAATCTGAGGAAGTTTAAAATAAGGATCCAGTTGTACTTATTTTGGGCAGCTATCTCCTATTTAAAGTTGTCgctttgaaaaaataatcaaactaTCATTTAGAATTTTAGATAGACTAACTTTCATGTTGAGAAAATCCTTGTCGATGCTCATTTACCTAAGCATAAAAGTTGTAATTGACTTTTGCATTAAACAATCTCTAGGCGCCTATCGATATTTTGTATGCAATTGGTGCTATATACAtagtattttcttattattgtattaCATACGCGATTGGCTTGTATCCGTCGAAATAACTTGTATTTGTGGCAAGTTACTgatataagtacataaaaatgGTTTAATATTGAGGCTTATCTATTTTGTAATTCGACTGAGAAAAAAGAGAAATCAAAAATAGTGACAAAAAAAATGATCAAAAAACGTACTCAACTAAAAAACTAAACTTTTatgtactaatattaaaaactttcccaataaaatatgtatttttaagagtTTATCACTACACTATTCATTTGAATTAAGTTGTAGGGCAACTATTCGGTGAttttaatatgtacttacacCCAATTGTATTTAGGAAATGAGTATTATCGCATATTCAGTATTATAAAGCCAAATTATATAGCTTACAGTACAATTCATGTGGTTTACGGACGAATGGGGTAGCAAAACATAAAATGACTAAATAACATGGGTGGCAAAAAGAAATTgcactaacggccagtttcttcatcaaaagtaaaagtcaaagtaatgtctaaagtaaaagtaatggtcaaattcgttttttcaaggctaaagtgacagaaaaacgaatagaaaaaatgaatttgaccgttacttttactataGACATTACTTTGAATCTATTGAATCTTTGAATTGATATTTTACTCAATTTTAAGTGTTGCTCAAATATCGCTCTGTCacttacgtaggtatattaCTACGACAGAAAGTCTTCAAGTTAAGTAATTTTTCAGTATTTCGGGGTAAATCGCTATACCTGATTTTGTTTGGTTAAATCGTATGCTTCAGAAAATGATAGCTTTGAATGTTACATTATGTAAAAAACTTAGAACTATCAATATTCTTTACATTACTAACTAGTTTAGATATTAAAGAAGTTATTTGATAGTTAGCTGAACTACTTTGAAACTGTTTTGCAAAAGTCCATTGCTGAGCATGGTACTTAGTGCTACCCCATTTCGAGTCTAACCACGCACAAGTTTTTTACACGCTTCGCAAAGACAATATTGTAGTcgcctatttatatttatacctagATTAAGActgtgtgttttttttcttcaagtcTCAGTAGTATTTATTGTCGAATACAGTCAGCGTCACGAAAGAGTGTgatttttggaaaattatatgaaaaatttTAGTAGATGGCAACTTTTTGACAAGTGTTTAATGGCGTTGACTGTACTGTTAAGACTGATTGTCTTCtagttgtatattttttttttacttttagtttCTTATTCGAGGCTCAATCGTACCTATTTTTAGTACAATGGTAtctagtattatttttaatgtattttcatttGTATGTAATGCATTACTGTGtcgatttaattaaatttggtTTTCTACAAAATTGAGTTTTGTTACTAAACTATATGTTTCCCGCAATTTTACTGGGTTAATTGAGAGGTGTGTTTGTTGTAACCTCCCTAGCTATAGTCAACTTtgctgtacatattttttttatttttgggcatCATCCTTTCAAAGAAAACcacagattattattattttttaattataaaaatatcttcacagCTCAAACTTATAACAATCAGATAGCTATCGTAATACTAAACTATACAGGATAGTGTACTTCTCATATATTATAAGATACATTGATTAACAATCAAGTCaacatgtaggtatttatgtcATAGCTTAATCAAGATATGTCTAATATTAGACtgaacttacaaaaatatactttacaAAATCTGcgacagaaaaaaaattgagaacATACTCCGTTTAGGAACatcagttaaaaattaaaatagttttaatttcaataagagTGGACACTGGCTTTTTGTGAACTTGAATTTCTTtaacaatttatatatttttagttgaaCTAATAGGTTTagacgaaaaatattttttatttatttatgagtcttcttttatcttcaaaaattcaattcaaatatgAATTTACAGCTTACAGCGACTAATTAGAATTTGTACTATTAAGGCTTTTACAATCGCTATATAACTCTTaactgaagaatatgtttgtaCCTAAAGAAAATAAGTCtcaaataaaagttaactgatAGTTGAAAAAAGGCCATTAGTTAACTTTCTGATTcaacaatttgtaaatttttcttTCTACATAgccaaaacataaaaatcttacgatcagttgcaccatttaactttaacgataaccgaaccattttcagttcaGTTTCAGTCAAATCGCCGATTCAACCAATGAGCGACAAGTATACGACTAGTTATGGTTTGGttagggatattataaattgcatatcaaataaataatcgcctatcaataaatactcatcatttatattcttttttacatcaaataacttacttcactacaaataaactaaatgtttaacaaaactcaaactgcagataattcgaaattatacatcaatatgacattactttttttcttataatgcaatacagttaaatttattcttgtacaaaaatactacatacaagcattaaatactgactgcacagcaaattttccatatttcatagcaaaataactatcccagtcgcatattaaccagtaagaacaacaaaacctgttcatcatatttgtcttaattttcaagaagccatgctcggcaaatttaatgattattataacaaaaaaaatcctgtcacattgcgttatttctaaaagcagaacaaattaactgaaatctCATTCAGTgtactatgaagatggtagaattttatttagattcaatttatttagcaaattgcctccaattaaaaaacattgttttaaaaattgaagctagtaacgaaaacgaatcgctgcaaaaccgactccacgtagtcttgtttgccctacccctagagtgcaattcaaaaccgcgtaggcgcggagg encodes the following:
- the LOC110371738 gene encoding uncharacterized protein LOC110371738, translated to MKDPFVKDSVIDSPARESLRNVEGCYNKNIFKTSSFANSRRALQSGADKISRTFRSVRNTFGNLSQHFRLGGRRRHRLTEPVSPCRAPTTPVMKKKQILGRSPTKLYSPFGIETPHSRDFRMSPYMPDTPDHGLSPKRRKGVTHSWHILAKKRPRALFH
- the LOC110371741 gene encoding mitochondrial import inner membrane translocase subunit Tim22, which gives rise to MSLIFRPPTDPNLSKFVENNDYDSLAKYLVGNNYRFRENIIIPRILGPVIIKTNEEKMIEATIESCPFKSITSCIIGYGLGAAVGLFTSSLMPNVSVTDPNAMQTQSAREILREMRTSMLSYAKNFAILGAVFSGVECCIESARGKTDWKNGTYAGGVTGGLIGLRGGLRAGIFGAAGFAAFSTVIDYYMHQR
- the LOC110371709 gene encoding uncharacterized protein LOC110371709, which encodes MSDSSEEEDLSRFREVVDTSFTKLINESRGQTTSQTHESKKEKPKSERYLEEASHYNDVKVPEEMQKRIGAKVSAIIQKKIEFVDMENHIKKRKIKGGVKLFKESEGFLTCEEAKDTYTEGHNEKSKKLKTKRRQIDAEESINEDDKVSAVAVSGDYVLGKEETKLWKSRRKEKLFKYKGQKNSKVLTAVV